In the Pogona vitticeps strain Pit_001003342236 chromosome 2, PviZW2.1, whole genome shotgun sequence genome, ctaatCCGGGATTAGGCGCGGCAAAGGGACAGACGCGGATTCGGGCGCTGGAAAAGGGCTTTATTTCTGCAAAGCATGCCCCGCTGGCAAAGGCAGAGACGGggcgggtgtgggtgtgggtgtgcgcTGCCAGCAGCTCCACCAAAAAAAATCTATGCAGGATATTCAGGGATATTCCGAGCCAGCCACCCGACAGCcgtggaggaaggaagggaggaagggagggggcatccccgcccgcccgtccgcccgcccggGGCGCCCTCGCTCCAAAgggcagggaaggaaaaaggcTCACGAACGGGGTCTTCTTCACACTCACCTCGCGCTCTCGGAACGGCCAGCATCGCACAGGAACGGCGGCTCTCGGGAGAAGCCAGGGAAGCCAACTCCGCCTTCTGATTGGTTCGGCTGACCCGTCAGGTCCCGCCTACCCTGCCGGCCAGGTCCTGCCTCGGAAAGGCTAAGCCGCGCTGTCCATCACAAGGAAAATCCTGTCAAAGCAAGCCTTCAAAGAAGGGTGGAGGCACGTGATCAGAAAGACACGTTCTTATTTACATTTCTTTCGGTATTATTAATATTCGTATTTCTCGAGAAGGAAGGCTGCCTTCTGCCTCTTTTACAGGAGCGCTAAATTCCCCAGTCGGCAACACGACCGTGTACGGTACGTATGCGCCCTTACGCCGCTGTCTCGCTCCGCCCCCGCCATTGCGCCTGCGTGGAAAAACTAATCGCTCTGTCCGCGGCCGGCCCTACTGGAAGTCAAATTCGCGCATGCGTGTTGTGCTGAGCGCGTCTCAGCGGAAAGGTAAGTGAGCTTTTGCTTCGGAGTTATGTTGTGGCCATCTCGGGAGGCGATGTGTAGCCGGGCTCTTTCAGCCTGAGGTGCTGTGCTTGCATTTGGGTAACGGGTTCAGGGGGAGGgacaatatatatactgtatatatattccttTTTGGTGAGGCTGGTCTTGGATAGGCATCCTCGTGTGTCGGTTGCTTCGTAAACCGGGAGGAGGTGGTAAATTTGGAAGCGCAGGTGGTCAGTGTGACTGCCTCTCCGTCTCCCCCGCCACCCCCAGAagtaataaaatgcaaaaaagggTTTGACCCCCTCCACCATAGAGGAAGAGGTCTTGTGCAGAGTTGAtagttagccgcctagagtggtcctttcggaccagataggcggggtataaatcaaataaataaataaataaataaataataaataaataatagctctTCATTGCCCATTCGTGACCGCAACGATCCTCAAATGCTTTGCATTACAGAagggcgttcttggactgcaactcccagaagccttcaccgtcagctgtgcttgccagggtttcagggagttgcagttcaagaccACTTGGGTTAACCAAGGGTGAGAACCATAAGTATAGGAGAACAGAATGGAGTACGTTTTCGAGGGGAGGGGGCCTGCTTGGTTAAGTGAGTAAAGCTCTGAACAGGAGCACATTTTGTTGTAGGTTGTGTTTATTCCCTCTGACAGGGACACTTGCTTTTCAGTACTAATATGATGTGAGCCAAAATTGAATCACTGGGAAACAGTAAATGAGATACTGTATCAGTACTGTACAGCAGTAttgatacagtactgtacagtactttggtaCAGCAGTGAGTGTGCAGATAAGTGTTAAagtattataaaacatttttaaagatactGGAGCAAGCAATCTGCCTCTCCAAagtgcaaataaaataataataatctgagctACAGAATGTTTGATGTTGATTAACAAACAATGGATAACTAGAGGAAAGAGAACATTTTTAAATGGCAGGTTTGAGCAACTGATGGCCCCATCAGTCTTTAGATTCCAACTCCCATCTTCTCCCACCATTGCCTGTGCTGGCTATAGGTGGTAAGGTGGTATGAGCTGAAAGGTGACAAGTTACTCACCCCAATTTGTATTCTTTACCACTGATGGAGGTCTTGGCTTATCAGAGTTGTGTCCTAAAGACTCCAGTAGCTGTCTAGAACCTTGAACAGGAAGATGGATGAAGGTTCATTGCAGTGTTTTGCTCCAAGTCCAATTcacatgtgtcattctgccaactgaAGATGGCATGAGTTGTAGGCCACAACAGGTTGCAAAGGTCTCCATTCTCCCTAAAACAGTCCAGCAGCCAGAACTGGTTGCCAAAAAGCACATGAAATCTGGCTTGATCTCCACATGAATCCACAGAGTATGATATAATTGATCTAAGTCCACAGCCATATATGAAATTGGGCCAGAGGGCTACTTGAGTCTACAGGATAAAAAGAGATGATGAAAGTGTTAGCCTTTCACAGAGTACATTAAAGCAGCCCATAAATAGTTGAACATGGACAAAGTACTGGACCCTTCTTGACTCATACTCCTTAATAATTTTGTAAGTGTATCCTGAAAATGATTTAATGCCTTATATTGATTTTATAATATGCTTACCCTAAATGGAGATTTAGACCTTCCTCATCAGTTCTgaacagaaaggagaaaaagagttGTTTCCCTCTTAACTGCGTACAGAGATGTTTGTGTTAAGTGTGGTGGATATACGGTATTCTGAAAATTCATTTATAATTAAAGTACAAAGCTAGTTGTCTAAGCTAAGCTGCTTCGTCTAGAAGTGAGGGAATTCTAGAATTCTGCGACTAGATATGGAAACGTTTTTTCCACAAggtgtttttcttcttaaaataatGACATCTGGTTGCTTCAGTCTGACTCAGATGAGGGAGTGGGAAAACATTTAACATAAGTGACAGAACTTGTGCCTCCTACTTCCAAGAACTGGTGTCTTTCACAGATGAAGGTGTCCTGTCCTGGCAAGTGGAACTTTTGAGGAGGAATATTGAAAATAGAATGTTAATTTCTTTTGTACTATATGAAGGTGTATCTGCTATCTACTGGAACAAAATTGTGTCACTACAAAGGGACACAGCATTCTGTGATGTCTGAAAAGATAAGTTTTCAGTATGGAGTTAGATACGGCATAGTTATTAGCCCCACTCTTCTTCACATATAGGACAAATACTGATTTCTTACTATGGCCCTCCTGTGGTTGAGGGTAAAATTGTTAGCTTCAACAAGAATTACatgttgaattattttttttccgGGTTGCtagaatttcttttttcattaaaaatgagaattctgaatttagaagaaatgtactgtactttgaaagaGTTGCAATCAATTCTCTGTTTAATTTTTTGCAGTTGTCACAATGGAATCCAGCAGCAGAATTGAGTGTATCTTTTTTAGTGAATTCCACCCCACCCTTGGGCCAAAAATAACGTATCAGGTCAGTGGTACCAAAGATTTGTAGTGTGATATAAATGATATAAGAACAACGAAGGACCTTGTGGGACCTTAAAGGTTGGCctgattttctttgctgtagacTTTCCTAGATTGCAGCCTACTTCTTTAGATGCAAGTGGGCTACAGTTTAACAAAAATTATGCTACATAAAACATGTCAGTCTTCAAgatacagtggatcctctactgacggaattaatctgtattggaacggtggctgcaggtcgaaaagtctgtagatggagtctccattgacctacaatgcattgaaaatggattaatcccataaccagccgtttttgttccattttggtttttttctggtctgtaggttgattctccggctgcaagtcgaacctaaattttgtggccagagaagtccgtaacttgaaaagtctgtaagtcgagctgtctgtaagtcgagagtccactgtaccACAAGACTTTTTGTTGGTTTGGGTGTAGCAGACTAAAACTGCCACCTCCTTGGAAATTTCTGAGTGATGTAGTTGCTGATAGAGGGCATGcatgaagctgccttatatcaCTTCAAACTGCTCATATTGCTCAGTATTGCCTCTGGGAAGGTGAAAACTGCTTTCATTCATGTTCCCTACTTTAAAGTTCCAATATATTTCCAGTCAAAAGGAACAGCTCTTCCTTTTGACTGAAGATATTGGAACTTTAAAGTAGGGACTTCTACATGCACAGCACATGCAGGACTTCTGAGCTGTGGTCCTTCTCTTCATGAGGTAACTTGAATAAACTATGTCAGATCTACTCCATTTCTTGAAGCTCTGCCCCATGATTTTAAGAATCTATTTGTCATCTTAAATTTCTGCCTCACTGGTTCTGGAGAATAGAGCACCAtagatcagaaacaaaagatgctACTTCCTTGCAAATAAGTGATTCCCTTCATAGCACACTTCTCTTCCTTCTTAACAAGGCCACTCCACCTAGACATAGACTTAAACTAAAGTATTCCTATTATAGCAGCTAATAAAAACATTTATCACTTTTTAGatgatagaaaaaaataaaagatgtatAAAAACACTTTGTGGCAAAGCTGCAAACACTGTTGTCTTACATGAGAAACCAGGGTTTTGCCTACAATTAGTAGACTCACAagcttttttttaaccagtttGCAGTTCTCTATTTTGATTTTGCAGGTACCAGAAGATTTCATTTCACGAGAGCTCTTTGATACAGTTCAGGTATATATTATCACCAAGCCTGAACTGCAGAACAAGCTTATCACAGTGTAAGTATTAAAAGTGATGTAAACGGCAGTTGTTGAATTTCATAGGTCATCCCTACTTCTTTAATCATAGGCATTTAAGCACATTTATTCCAACTGTAGCTTTGTCCCTGCTTGAAATTGGCCCTATTGTTAGGCAGAGTGTGGCAGCTGCCCTGTAATTTTATCTTTGTTTGGTTagttcctctctcttcttctccctttctcaaagaacctcccttatttgggcaaggtgttggaacaggatgtggccgggcaactccaggcgcttctggatgaaacggattttctggatccatttctatcaggtttcaggccgggttttggtacggagactgccttggtcaccctgtacaatgacctttgctggAAGAGAGACGAGTGTGTGTGATCccgttgatactcctggacctgataatggactggatgagggttaataaattgaaactcaatccagacaaaatggaagtgctgttagtgggtgcttcaccggacaggctggagggccatttccctgccctgaatggagtTGCACTCcctctaagggacagggtccacagcttgggggtgctcttggaccccggtctaactctgaaagcccaggtggactcgatGGCCCAGGAAGCCtttcttcagctgcagaaattatactaGCTATGGtcctacctggacaagcagagtctcatgcactggtaacataccatatagattactgcaatgcgctctacgtggggctgcctttgaagacagtccggcaacTGAAACTGGTCTAGAAttgagctgcacagctggtgagtggtgggaccACCAGGGAACACCTCAGGCCGATTCTGTTGAAATTACATAGGCTACCAGTCGCTGCCCCGGGACCAATTCAGAGtggttgttttgacatataaagccctaaacagcttgtgCCCTGGTTACcggaaggactgcctccttccatatgagccttcccagcaattaagatctagccaggtggcccttttgaaagagccgtccctcaaggaggtaagagggatggtttgtagaTAAAggaccttttcggcagctgcccccagactatggaacccCATCTGtgggagattcgtctggcgccgacgttgatatttcggtgccaggtcaaaaccttcctgttccagaaggtttttaattgcaATAATATCATCtttgggtcctgatggcaatgtttagagcactgtatttttaattgtattttaattgttttatctttttattgtagacttcggtctagatgggcaggatataaatttaataaataaaataaataaatattcaaactgttgtaatctgcccagagaactttgggtagtgtgtgCGGCAttcaagttaaataaataaagaagtaacTAAGACTGTAGTTAGGCAGTGTAATTTCACTGAGTTGAAGCAAGACATCCATAGAACTGGGCTGTTGAAAGGATGAATTCTTATGCTTCTGTGTAACCAGTAAAATACTTAGAGGTGAAACTGATATGAAATCATATGTCAGGCACACATTATCTAAAAATGTTATAGCTAAATAGAAGCGGAGAAGAAAAATTTGGATTCCAGTGACAGCCAAGCGTCAGTTTATGATATTATCTTGGAGGGAGCAGATTTCACATGAGGTCATTCCCACCTTCCTCCCTCAAGCCTAGTGTGCACACTTTTAGAAACTAGGACACTGCATGCATATTGTCCTGTCACAAAACCATGAATttagccaatcagctgttttagtcAGAAGGACACGCACGCAACAGCCTGGCACTTGACAGAAATATGTACAGAAACTCTGACCTGCATGTGTCACCTCTAGGCAAATTGGGAGAACAGTTTTGAGCAATTGGGTAAGTGAATAGATTGCAGAACAGTTCTTAGGGAGACAGTGGATGCTTTTGGAAAGACCCCAGGACACGAAAGGCTGGGTGGGTGCTCTAGAGGGGCCCATGTATGGTGCTGAGTGAATGCAGTTGCCCAGCAAGTATTGTAAGTGCTGTTTTGAagaattttaaactatttttctcTCGcacagtacagcaatggaaaaaAAGCTAATTGGTTGCCCAGTTTGTATTGAACACAAGAAATACAGCCGAAATGCGTTGCTCTTCAATCTTGGCTTTGTTTGTGATGCTCGAGCGAAGACATGCGCACTGGAACCTATTGTGAAGAAACTGGCAGGTTATCTGACTACTCTAGAGGTTGGAgatagcattaattttattttaatccataaattgtttaatttgtcttttaatatttaactcatgtttttatttgtgtgattttaatgttgtgagctgctttgggtcccttgttgggagaaatgtgacaTTATCATCATGATCATAGTTTCCCCACTTTTTTCTGTCGAAGTCTGTGTGTTATCTCATGTTATGTGCTttaaaatcagaactgacttacagccaccctagcagggctttcaaagtgagtgaGCTATTCAAGGAGCAGTTATGCCAATTCCACATCCccaatgagttcccatggctgagcgggggggtgggtgggtgggtgtttgaacccaggtttcccgagtcctggtccatcattctatccactgtaccacactgggtatacTGACTTATTTTAGCAACATGGAAGCATGTATTTCACTTCCTCTACTTTATTTCTTCTCTTGGGTTATGATCAGTAGAATTTTTCAGGACTTGTGTAGGGTTTTAGGTGACACTTGATAAATTTTGGAACTACTCAAACATGCAATCAGTGCTAATGTGACAGATGGGAGTGATTGTCAAAGGTACTTACTGGATAGCACCCCTGAGCTCATTGTGGACCAGGTGCCACTCTCCCCCTGCCTTGACAGTGCAGTTTTGATGTTGTTTTAAAGAGTCTGTGAAACCTTATTAAATGCTGTGAATTATGCATGgttttctgttttgtctggaAGAAATCTTATAAACTCTGAAAGCTAGTGTGGAATTATCTGGAAATATTTTGCCATTTCAAGAatccttccttatttttttaaaagtcttttctttaaggatatatttttctttctcatggttTACCAGCACAGattattctttttctgtttgcttaAAGAAGCATATGGCCTCATACCTTGTGGCAGGTCTGCTCCTATAGAAACAAGATCTCATACTCATAtaatcacccacccacccccattacaTCAACATTACATATCTGTTGCAGGGTTGGTAGCAATGCCAGAGTAGCGCTCATAGAGAGGACACTTCTGTCACTGTATAAAAATGTTTGTTATTGGTGTGAACATATGTATATGCATTTTGTTCTGTATGAGAAAGTCTTATTTTCTTTAAGTGTGGAATATACTCTGTGCTACTGATACAGATGAAATATTTAACATCGTGTTCAGATTGAGATTGATTGTGGACTTTGTTCTTTCCCAGCTTGAAAGTGGCTTCATTTCCAATGAGGAGAGCAAGCAAAAGTTGATACCTATCATGACTATCTTACTTGAGGAACTGAATGCTACTGGGAAATGCACTCTGCCTATAGGTATAGTCTACAAACACATGATTGCAATCTGTAACTTGAAAAGAAGTATATTGAAAATGGAAGTGGGTGACTCCTGGGGAACAGCGCAAACATTTTCTGTAACTGATTTAAACTTTAGCAAAAGTCATAGTTTCTTTAGGTACTCCCAGAATGGAACAAGCCTGGCTGTGCCATGTAAAAGAGGTCTCACTGTTAAAGTGCAGGGCAGAAGTCTCCATTTTGCAATCCCAGCGCAGGATTTCACagccccttttcctcctttttgcagATGAATCAAATACCATTCACCTGAAAGTGATTGAGCAGCGCCCAGATCCCCCCATTGTGCAAGAGTATGATGTTCCTGTCTTCACCCAAGACAAAGATGACTTCTTCAATTCCCAGTGGGATCTCACCACTCAACAGGTTGGTTCACATAGGTGGAAGGGACAGCTTGGGTCCTGCTCTCAAGTTACACAATACTATGACGGCAGTGCAGAAAAGCTCCCCAGTTTCCCATCCTTGAGACAACTTATTCCTACTTGGTCTTAGAGTTTCATTTGGAGGCCAAGAGGCAAGTTATCACCTGGAGGTCATAGTCTGGGCTGCCTGGTTCTGTAGCTCGTGTTACAACGTCCCACAGTCCTGAATGTTGGCTGGGCAGAGTGGAGCTTTTGAACATTGTAGTCCAAGGATATATAGAACTCCCAGGTTTGAGGACCATTATCCTGTACCTCAGGATGGGAGATGTGTGGCTTAGcaggtgcttttggactgcaacgccATCATCCCTCATCCTCGGCAGTGCTAGCTGAGGCTTATAGGTGCTGCAATCAGGCAGCCTTTGGAAAATTACACACTCCCTGCTGCTGCTATACATAGTTGTTTAAACAGAAATACCACTGAGTTAAATGGGAtttacgttcccccccccccccaaataaacatGCACAAAAGGCAGCCTTAATTTTCAAAGCtttgtttaggtctctggttactgtatgtgtaatattttaaaaatctttttaagatgatgttgTGCTCTTCATTATTCTTCGAGGGAAAATTATTCAGTAATCAAGTTACTAGTCTTTCCAGTTCAGCTTGTGAAAACTGTCCGCCTTGATATATATGCTCTTTCTAGATTCTACCGTACATTGATGGATTTCGGCATGTTCAGAAAATTTCAGCTGAAGCAGACGTGGAGCTCAATTTGGTTCGCATTGCCATCCAGAACCTCTTGTAAGTGGCAGAGGTAAAAATCAGAAACAGCTTTGATTGTAACAACATCAACCCTTTTGCACAGGGCATCTTAGCCTTCTTGTTTTCctgccctcctcctcttttaGCTTCCCTTTTCTATCCCTTCATTTAGTGTCCCTGCAAAATTTGAAACCAAATAatcaaaagcaaataaataaatacagaaatacataaatgcataaataaataaataaataaataaataaataaataaataaataaataaataaataaataataagtaagtAAAAATTCTTTCTTTGAAATTGGGTGGTGCTATGCATGACACCAAATTTGCCGCTTAAATTTTTACGAGGAACAGCAAGTGTCCGAAGGCCACATGCTATGTAGGGAGGGGAAATCTGACCTTTCTCTCTCTGACCACAGTTCCCAGCCACGAAAATTGCTCCTTCCACATTGTTTTTAGCCATAGTGGAAAAGCTTCCCACTGATGTAAATGGGAACTTTCTGGTCTTAAAAATGAAGAGAGAACAATATTTGTCTAGATTGTAGCAGAGGAATGGTTAAACTTCCCTTTCATATTTACTGCACTCTCAATGAATGGTTGAAGGGGTGCCtgctaataatttttaaaaaccaagactCCTGTTTAGTATTacatcttcttttacttcatCAGTAAAATTTTgatctttttggggggtggggtacGGTTTTTTGGGCGGGGAGACAGAATTGTGCTGTTGCTGAAATGTTTAAACTTATAACCTTCCCTTCTCAGCAAATGCACACAAGAAATTCAGTTTTGTCCGAGTGTACAGAGGAAGGCCTCCGCATCAAGACATGTAATGAATTTGTGCCCAGTGTAAACATGTAACATTCCTTCAGAAATTAAGTTTTCGTTATTCTGAGAGTAACACAGGTTTTTGAGTGTCTATTAAGCCATATTTGGGAAACAGCTAATGCACTAtctatatgtaaaaaaaaaaatctatcttgtGGCAATGCCCCATCTTTAAAAGGCGTTCCACCAATTACTGTCATACATGTATAAAAATTATATCCGGTCATCTTAGGCAATATTTTCACCACAGCAGGCCAGTGTCTcctacttttttcctttttcctttttttttttttggtctttttattGTCATGCTTGAAGTTTAGTCTTTTGGCCAATTTCTAAAGGCTTTTGTGTTTTTCAGATACTATGGAGTAGTAACACTTGTCTCCATACTTCAGGTAAGTGTAGTAGGGTCAGTGGCTTAACTATCACAGAACAAAAGAGTGAAGATAGCTCACATCATgtaattgttttttgtttcactCAGTTTGTACATTTACATCAATGTGATGAGAAACTGATTTTGTACATGTTTGTCTAAATCGGATCTCCCCCTAGACAGTGTGGCCCTTAAAGTACCTGGTTTTGATTTTTAATAAAGAAGGAGTGCCGTACATTTTATAACTTGTTCCCACTGACTTGTTATAGCTTAGAAATTGGATTAAGCAAACCcttgttgaaaaatatttatatctaAGTGCGCACACATGTATACATGTAGACTAATAACATTTCACAGAGAAAAAGAATATCTAAATtccactgaaaaaaaaagcacaaattcATGAGCACTTACCTGCAGGGAGCATATAAACTTCCTGTTACAGAGAGCATGTAATTCCTCTTTTACAGCAGCATCACTGGCTAATGGTTCatttctgagcccaattcaaagtactatTTGTAACCTACAAAGCCCTTGGGTATCTAATGGACTGTGTCTCCTAATACAATCCTCCTCAAGTCTTAAGACCTATATTTTAGCATAATGAGATTCCCTAAGTCACCTTGGTTAGTTATCAGAAGCAACCGTTTGTATATAGTTCCAGGTTTTGGTCCATAGAACAGTGTTTTTCCAGTGTGAATGAGTGATCTGCATTACCCATCATACAGATATGGTTTCATGGTTCTCCCAGTTTTAAATGAGTTTTCAGCAGAACGTTACGAAATGTGTGGCAActgagttaattttttttttaattgacaggAGCGAGTCCAAacagtaatacagtggaccctcgacttacagacggctcgacttacagacttttcgagttacagacttctctggctgcaaaatttagattcgacttgcagccagagaatcgacttacagaccagaaaaaaacc is a window encoding:
- the NPRL2 gene encoding GATOR1 complex protein NPRL2 isoform X1 gives rise to the protein MRVVLSASQRKVVTMESSSRIECIFFSEFHPTLGPKITYQVPEDFISRELFDTVQVYIITKPELQNKLITVTAMEKKLIGCPVCIEHKKYSRNALLFNLGFVCDARAKTCALEPIVKKLAGYLTTLELESGFISNEESKQKLIPIMTILLEELNATGKCTLPIDESNTIHLKVIEQRPDPPIVQEYDVPVFTQDKDDFFNSQWDLTTQQILPYIDGFRHVQKISAEADVELNLVRIAIQNLLYYGVVTLVSILQYSNVYCTTPKVQDLVDDKCLQEECLSYVTKPGHKRASLRDIFQLYCGLSPGTTVRDLICRYTVQLQRVDERKLIQFGLMKGLIRRLQKYPVKITRDERSHPARLYTGCHSYDEICCKTGMSYRELDERLENDPNIIVCWK
- the NPRL2 gene encoding GATOR1 complex protein NPRL2 isoform X3: MEKKLIGCPVCIEHKKYSRNALLFNLGFVCDARAKTCALEPIVKKLAGYLTTLELESGFISNEESKQKLIPIMTILLEELNATGKCTLPIDESNTIHLKVIEQRPDPPIVQEYDVPVFTQDKDDFFNSQWDLTTQQILPYIDGFRHVQKISAEADVELNLVRIAIQNLLYYGVVTLVSILQYSNVYCTTPKVQDLVDDKCLQEECLSYVTKPGHKRASLRDIFQLYCGLSPGTTVRDLICRYTVQLQRVDERKLIQFGLMKGLIRRLQKYPVKITRDERSHPARLYTGCHSYDEICCKTGMSYRELDERLENDPNIIVCWK
- the NPRL2 gene encoding GATOR1 complex protein NPRL2 isoform X2 yields the protein MESSSRIECIFFSEFHPTLGPKITYQVPEDFISRELFDTVQVYIITKPELQNKLITVTAMEKKLIGCPVCIEHKKYSRNALLFNLGFVCDARAKTCALEPIVKKLAGYLTTLELESGFISNEESKQKLIPIMTILLEELNATGKCTLPIDESNTIHLKVIEQRPDPPIVQEYDVPVFTQDKDDFFNSQWDLTTQQILPYIDGFRHVQKISAEADVELNLVRIAIQNLLYYGVVTLVSILQYSNVYCTTPKVQDLVDDKCLQEECLSYVTKPGHKRASLRDIFQLYCGLSPGTTVRDLICRYTVQLQRVDERKLIQFGLMKGLIRRLQKYPVKITRDERSHPARLYTGCHSYDEICCKTGMSYRELDERLENDPNIIVCWK